GGAGACCCCGGCCCGGGTCGCGCGCGCCTTCGCCGAACAGTTCAGCGGTCTGTACGTGGATCCGGACCAGGTCCTGGAAACGGTCTTCGCCGAGAACCATTCGGAGATGGTGCTGATCCGGGACATCCCGATGTACTCCACCTGCGAGCACCACCTGGTGCCGTTCTTCGGCCATGCCCACGTCGGCTACATCCCGGGTCGCGCCGGGCAGGTGACCGGCCTGTCGAAGCTCGCCCGGGTGGTCGAGGGGTACTCGAAACGTCCGCAGGTGCAGGAACGCCTCACCACCCAGATCGCCGACGCGCTGGTCCGCAAGCTACAGCCGGCCGGCGTCATCGTGGTGATCGAGGCCGAGCACCTCTGCATGGCCATGCGCGGCATCCGGAAACCGGGCGCCATCACCACCACCTCAGCGGTTCGGGGCCTGTTCCAGAGCCAGGCCAGTACCCGTGCCGAGGCGATGAGCCTGATCACGGGCCGGTGAGAACCCGGTGACCGAGGCAACCCTGTACCCCGCCTTCGGGCCGCGGCCATGGGTGTTCGGGGTCCTGAACGTGACCCCCGATTCGTTCTCCGACGGTGGCCGGTGGGATCGCACCGAACTCGCCGTTCAGCGCGGGCGGCAACTGTCGGCCCAGGGCGCGGACGTGGTCGACGTCGGAGGCGAGTCGACCCGGCCCGGATCGCACCGGATCGACGCGGACACCGAGGCGGCCCGGGTGATTTCGGTGATCCGTGAACTGAGCGCCCAAGCGGTGCTGTGCTCGATCGACACCACCCGGGCCACCGTGGCCGCCGCGGCCCTCGACGCGGGAGCAGTCGTCATCAACGACGTCTCCGGCGGACTGGCCGATCCCGACATGGCACGGGTGGCCGCCGGATCCGGGGTGCCCTGGATCCTGATGCACTGGCGCGGGCACAGCCAGACCATGCACGAGCAGGCACACTACGTCGACGTGGTGCGCGAGGTGCGTGAGGAACTGCTGCGGCAGGTCGACCACGCGGTCGCCGCCGGCGTCGACGAGCGGAGCCTGATCCTCGACCCCGGGCTCGGGTTCGCGAAGAACGCGGAGCACAACTGGGAACTGCTGCGCCGGCTGGACGAGTTGGTCGAGCTCGGGCTTCCGGTACTGGTGGGCGCGTCCCGCAAGGGTTTTCTCGGGCAACTGCTGGCCGATCCGGACGGAGAGGTCCGGCCACCGTCCGGACGCGAGGCGGCCACGGCGGCGGTGTCCCTGCTGTCGGCGCAGCGTGGAGTCTGGGGCGTCCGGGTCCACGAGCCGGTGCCCACCCGCGACGCGTTCGCGACGATGGCGGCGGCGGCCGTCCGTCGTCCGGACGCGGTCAACACCCGGTGGGATCCGTTCGCGCCGGTGGAGATCCTGACGGACGACCTCGGGGCCCAGCTGGGGCACCTACGACGACCGGGCCGCGCCGATGGCTGACCGGATCGCCCTGACCGGGCTGAAGGTCTACGGGCACCACGGTGTCTTCGACCACGAGCGGAGGGACGGCCAGAACTTCGTCGTGGACGTCACCCTGTGGCTCGACCTGACCGAGGCGGTCCGTTCGGACGACCTCACCACGACGGTGCACTACGGGGAACTCGCCCATCTGGCCGCGGGGATCGTCGCTGGCCCACCGCGGGATCTGATCGAGGCGGTCGCCGGTGAGATCGCCGACACCGTGATGCAGACCTATGCCGTCCATGCGGTCGAGGTGACCGTGCACAAGCCACAGGCTCCCATCCCGCTGGACTTCGCCGATGTGGCCGTCACCATCCGGCGCTCGACGAGACGAGGCGGGGAGTGAGCACCGCCGATGCTCCCGTGACCCGGGCCGTGCTCTCCCTCGGGTCGAACCTGGGTGACCGCCGGGCACACCTGGCCGCGGCTCTGGCCACGCTGACCGCCCGGGTGACGGTGGACGCGGTCTCCTCGGTCTACCGCACCCCGCCCTGGGGGCCCGTTCCGCAGGGCGACTACTACAACCTCACGGTGGCGGCCCGGGCCGAACTGGATCCCTACGGATGGCTCGCCCTGTGCCGGGAGCTGGAGCGGAACGCCGGGCGGGTCCGCGATATCCGTTGGGGTCCAAGGACTCTCGACGCCGACGTGGTGATGGTGGACGAGGTCGTGTCAGTGGATCCCGATCTGACGCTGCCCCACCCACGGGCCCACGAGCGGGCGTTCGTGCTGTTGCCGTGGATGGAGATCGAGCCGTTCGCGCAGATCCCCGGGCACGGGCCGATCGGTGATCTGTTGGCCGACCTGGCGACGGCGGAGATCACGGTGGTCGGCCGTGTCAGCTGATCCCGGAACGCGCCTGGGATCCACCCGTCCCCGCGATCTGCTCGCCGTCGCCCTCGTCGCCGCGATCGCCGCATACCTTCTGGTGCGCTTCAACTATCGCCACATCCCGCCGCTGCCCCGCTTCGCCGGTGTCACGGCCGCCGTCCTGGGCATCGGCGAGGCGCTGTTCGGCAACGGCCTCCGGACGCGCATCCAGGCCGATCGCAGTCCGGACGCGCCGGCCTCCCGGCGGCCGGTGCCGCCGCCGGTCCCGCCGCTCGTCGCGGCTCGGGCCGTCATGACGGCCAAGGCCACCGCCTTGGCCGGGGCGGCCGCCGGCGGGCTCTGGATCGGTCTGCTGGCCTACGTGCTGCCGAACGCCGGGGTGGTGGCGGCCGCCCGTTCCGACGCGATCACCGCGGCGCTGGGACTGGTGTCCGCCGTCGTCATGTGCGCCGGTGCGCTGTACCTCGAGTTCTGCTGCCGGGCACCGGACTGAGGTCCGCTCCGGTCGGAGTGAGCTGGCCGTCAGGCCGGGTCGGAGCGACACAGACGCGCACGGCCCACCTGGCTGAACGTCGGTACGACGCCGACGCCCCGGTACCCTGTGGGCCATGAGCCCAGCCGCGAACCGCCCTCGTCGCGGTGCATTACCCATGGCCACGCGATTGGTCCTCGGCTCCGGATTCGTCTTGGCGATAGTGGCCACCCTGTTGGTCGTGCTGACCGACCAGGTCCGATGGTTGCGGCTCGCGGTTGTTCTCGGCCTGTGGTCCGCTCTGTTCGCCGGGCTGGCCATGGTCTGGTTCCGGCGTGACGCCCGCAGCGCCGAACTCCGTGCGGAGGACAGCAAGCGCACGTACGAGTTGGAACTGCATCGCGAGATCAGCGCCCGCCGCGAGTACGAGATCGGGGTGGCCGAGGCGGCTCGCGAGGAAGCGGAGGCGCGGCACCGCGAGGAGCTGGCGGGCCTGCGCGAACAGCTCGATCGCCTCAACACCACCCTGTCCGGCCTCCTGGACGGTGACCTGCTGTTCGAGCGGCTGACCCTGTCGGCCGAGTCGACCCGGGTCCGCCAGGTCGGGGAGAGCGGCCGTGGCCGGCTCACGGCGATGGCCCGCTCCGGCCAGATCGAAGGCTCGGCCGAGCCCACCGGCCCGTACATCGGGCGTCCGTCCGGCCCACCGTCGGCCGCTCCCGGATTCGGTGGCTACCCGGTCCGCGACGACGACACGGTGCAGTTCCCCCGGGGACTGTTCGGCCCCGGCAGCCAGCCGCCGGTGCCCGAAGCCCCGGCTCCGGTGGCCCCGCCGGTCGCGGAGCCGGTTGTCGCGGAGCCGGTCGTCGCGGAGCAGCCGGCGGTGGAACCACCCGCATCCGAGGCGGAAGCAGAGCTGGCGCCGCAGCCGGCCCCCGAGCCCGAGCCCGAGCCGGAAGCTGAAGTGCAGCCGGAGCCTGAGCCCGAGCCCGAAGCCGAAGTGCAGCCGGAAGCTGAGGCGCAGCCGGAAGCCGAAGTGCAGCCGGAGCCGGAAGCCGAAGTGCAGCCGGAGCCGGAAGCCGAAGTGCAGCCGGAGCCGGAAGCTGAAGTGCAGCCGGAGCCTGAGCCCGAAGCTGAAGTGCAGCCGGAGCCGGAGCCGGAGCCGGAAGCCGAACTGCAGCCGGAGTCCGAGCCGCAAGCCGAGGCGCAGCCGGAGCCGCGTCCCGAGGCTGGATGGTCGCTCGAGTCCGGACCCGAACCGCAGACCGAGGAGGAGAGTGCCCCGCCGGAGCACGCGCTGGCCGGCACCGGCCACTCGGCCGGGATCTCCGTGGCCGACCTGCTGGCCGCCTACGGCGCCAGTGAGGCCACCCCTCGCCGTCGCCGCCGCGCCGAGGACTGAGCAGGTCAGGCGGTCGGCAACTGATCAGGTCACGCGGTCGGCAACCTCCGGCAACCGGAATCCCTCGCAGGCCGAGTCCAACTCGTCAACCAACCGGCCGCGCAACGCCTGGCCGCGGTCGGCGAAGGCGCGCTGCGCCGCCACGTACTCGGCCTTGCCGGCCGGGGTCTCGATGGTGATCGGGGCATATCCGAGACCGGTGAGGTCGTACGGCGATGCGCGCATGTCCACCTCCCGGACATCCCGGGCCAAGCGGAAGCAGTCCAGCAGGACGGCGCTGCCGACCAGTGGCGTCAACCGGTACGCCCACTTGTAGAGATCCATCGAGGCGTGCAGGCAGCCCGGCTGCTCCATCCGGTCCCGTGTCCACAGGTCGGGCGCCAGCAGGTTGAGCGGTCGTGCGGCCGGCGTGAAGAACCGGAACGCGTCGTAGTGCGAACAGCGGATCTGATGATCCTCCACCACCTGGTCGGTGCCCCCGCTGCCCAGACGGAGAGGCCAATCGAGATGACGACGGTCGTCCGCGGAGCGATACACCATGGCCCATTCGTGCAACCCGAAGCATCCGAACTGTGGGGGAGCCGCCACCGTCCGGGTGAGCAGTTGTCGAATGAACGCGACACTGGGGCCGCGGGCCTGAAGGAATGAAGCGACGTCGGCCGCGTTTGCCCTCCCTTCGCCGGGTATGTCCAATTCCCGGTGAAATCGCCAGTCGGTCCGTTCCGGAGCGTCCAGCAGGGCGGTGCCGGCCCCGGGATACCAGCGACGCAATTGAGACGGACGCAGCGAGTAGTAGGTGAACAGGAAATCCTCGACCGGGTGGGTCCGGTTCGCCGACGACCGGCTCAGGTGATCCCGTGTGATCGAATCGACTTCTTGGGCGTGCGCCTGCTCGAACTCGACCCAGGATCGGCGATGCAGGATCGTATGCGGGTCGCCCGGAGTGGTCACAGCCACAATTGTCCACGAGATCGACGGCCGCTCGGTCGTCCCCGGCGGTTCCCGGCCCCGGCCGCCGACTTGCATTGTCAGGCCGGCCCCCGCGCGCGAAGTAGTCTTTCAAGGGTGAGCTCCACTTCAGGCGGCCGGACCGACGGCGCCAACCCCACCGAACCCGTCCATTCCGACGTCCCCGCCGCCC
This window of the Nakamurella panacisegetis genome carries:
- the folB gene encoding dihydroneopterin aldolase; the protein is MADRIALTGLKVYGHHGVFDHERRDGQNFVVDVTLWLDLTEAVRSDDLTTTVHYGELAHLAAGIVAGPPRDLIEAVAGEIADTVMQTYAVHAVEVTVHKPQAPIPLDFADVAVTIRRSTRRGGE
- a CDS encoding 3-methyladenine DNA glycosylase codes for the protein MTTPGDPHTILHRRSWVEFEQAHAQEVDSITRDHLSRSSANRTHPVEDFLFTYYSLRPSQLRRWYPGAGTALLDAPERTDWRFHRELDIPGEGRANAADVASFLQARGPSVAFIRQLLTRTVAAPPQFGCFGLHEWAMVYRSADDRRHLDWPLRLGSGGTDQVVEDHQIRCSHYDAFRFFTPAARPLNLLAPDLWTRDRMEQPGCLHASMDLYKWAYRLTPLVGSAVLLDCFRLARDVREVDMRASPYDLTGLGYAPITIETPAGKAEYVAAQRAFADRGQALRGRLVDELDSACEGFRLPEVADRVT
- a CDS encoding DUF3180 domain-containing protein — encoded protein: MSADPGTRLGSTRPRDLLAVALVAAIAAYLLVRFNYRHIPPLPRFAGVTAAVLGIGEALFGNGLRTRIQADRSPDAPASRRPVPPPVPPLVAARAVMTAKATALAGAAAGGLWIGLLAYVLPNAGVVAAARSDAITAALGLVSAVVMCAGALYLEFCCRAPD
- the folK gene encoding 2-amino-4-hydroxy-6-hydroxymethyldihydropteridine diphosphokinase encodes the protein MSTADAPVTRAVLSLGSNLGDRRAHLAAALATLTARVTVDAVSSVYRTPPWGPVPQGDYYNLTVAARAELDPYGWLALCRELERNAGRVRDIRWGPRTLDADVVMVDEVVSVDPDLTLPHPRAHERAFVLLPWMEIEPFAQIPGHGPIGDLLADLATAEITVVGRVS
- the folE gene encoding GTP cyclohydrolase I FolE codes for the protein MLDGAPPVRPVFDHVRAEAAIRELLIAVGEDVDRDGLRETPARVARAFAEQFSGLYVDPDQVLETVFAENHSEMVLIRDIPMYSTCEHHLVPFFGHAHVGYIPGRAGQVTGLSKLARVVEGYSKRPQVQERLTTQIADALVRKLQPAGVIVVIEAEHLCMAMRGIRKPGAITTTSAVRGLFQSQASTRAEAMSLITGR
- a CDS encoding DUF6779 domain-containing protein encodes the protein MSPAANRPRRGALPMATRLVLGSGFVLAIVATLLVVLTDQVRWLRLAVVLGLWSALFAGLAMVWFRRDARSAELRAEDSKRTYELELHREISARREYEIGVAEAAREEAEARHREELAGLREQLDRLNTTLSGLLDGDLLFERLTLSAESTRVRQVGESGRGRLTAMARSGQIEGSAEPTGPYIGRPSGPPSAAPGFGGYPVRDDDTVQFPRGLFGPGSQPPVPEAPAPVAPPVAEPVVAEPVVAEQPAVEPPASEAEAELAPQPAPEPEPEPEAEVQPEPEPEPEAEVQPEAEAQPEAEVQPEPEAEVQPEPEAEVQPEPEAEVQPEPEPEAEVQPEPEPEPEAELQPESEPQAEAQPEPRPEAGWSLESGPEPQTEEESAPPEHALAGTGHSAGISVADLLAAYGASEATPRRRRRAED
- the folP gene encoding dihydropteroate synthase yields the protein MTEATLYPAFGPRPWVFGVLNVTPDSFSDGGRWDRTELAVQRGRQLSAQGADVVDVGGESTRPGSHRIDADTEAARVISVIRELSAQAVLCSIDTTRATVAAAALDAGAVVINDVSGGLADPDMARVAAGSGVPWILMHWRGHSQTMHEQAHYVDVVREVREELLRQVDHAVAAGVDERSLILDPGLGFAKNAEHNWELLRRLDELVELGLPVLVGASRKGFLGQLLADPDGEVRPPSGREAATAAVSLLSAQRGVWGVRVHEPVPTRDAFATMAAAAVRRPDAVNTRWDPFAPVEILTDDLGAQLGHLRRPGRADG